Below is a genomic region from Rosa chinensis cultivar Old Blush chromosome 5, RchiOBHm-V2, whole genome shotgun sequence.
aaaaatgGAAGGAATTTGAGTGCAAGGTATAATACCTTGCACATGGGCCTTGCACACTAGCGCATAGGAgcgaaataaaaaaaaaaaaagacctgcTGATGGCAATTTATGAGCTAAAAATGTATGTAGTGGTAATTTGTTATTCATTATAATGGAACAGGCCAGTGATCATAGCTAGCCTGGCTTTCGTTAACTAGCCTGGCTTTCGTCTGTACGTTATTCATCTGTATCGTGCCAAGCGGCCAAGCCTAATCCACAAGTCAACAATGCATTTGTTTCATTTTAAGCAATACAAGTCTAGGCCAAGTCAAGTCAATACCATACCATAAAAGAGTAATATATCCCCTGATTTCCATATAGCTAGGTTCTGAACAAttcaacttctctctctccccaaactAGTTCTTCTTCAACTTCGTGGGAATCGTCTCAGCGGTAGCATCCCATATGACATAGGTACTCTTCCTAAATCCTCCACTCTTCTCCATCCAATTCTAGTAGCATAAACATGCTGCTGCATATGAAAATCTTTGTTCATGGCACCATCATCTTAGCTGTTTTCTGTTTCGGGTATTTAGTTGTGACTCTATGTCAACGCGGTAGGAAAAACCAATATGATTTCAGACCAGCACCAAAGAATGGTGATTTATTCTCAATATGGAATTTTGATGGGAGAATTGCATATGAGGATATCATGGAAGCAACAGAGGAGTTTGACATCAAGTTCTGTATTGGAACCGGAACTTACGGTAGTGTTTACAAAGCACAGCTACCAAGCGGCAAAGTAGTTGCCTTGAAGAAGCTTCACCATTGGGAAGCTGAGGAGCCGGCTCTGTTCAAATGTTTCAGCAATGAAATAAGAATGTTATCAGAGATCAGACATCGAAACATTGTGAAGCTTCATGGTTTTTGTTTGCACAAGCGTTGTATGTTCTTGGTCTATGAATACAAGGAAAGAGGAAGCTTATATAGTGTTCTAAGCAACGATATTGAAGCTTCAGAATTGGATTGGACCAAGAGAGTACATATCATTGAAGGCCTAGCACATGCATTATCATACATGCATCAAAACTGCACTATACCAATCATTCACCGAAATGTGACAAGCAGCAATATTCTTCTCAACTCTGAGATGATGGGATCTTTATCCGACTTTGGCACAGCCCGACTCTTATATCCTTATTCCTCAAATAGAACAATGTTAGCTGGCACTCCTGGATATGTTGCTCCAGGTGAACTTGTCTTTCTCAGCTTCTCTGCCTCGcttttttctcattcttttatGTTTCCATGCTTCTTAATATTTGTTGTTTTTGGTAAACCAGAACTTGCATTCACCATGGCCGTGACTGAGAAATGTGATGTTTATGGTTTTGGAGTGGTGGCCCTAGAAATAATCATGGGAAGACATCCTGGAGAACTGATTTCCATGATTGCAACATCTTCCTTGATGTCGACAAAGTCACCCCCGGTTTTACAAATTATGCTGAAAGATGTGTTGGATCCACGGCTATCTACTCCCAGAATTCAACCGGTAGCTTCTAGTGTGGTTAAGCTAACCACATTAGCCCTGGCATGCCTACAGTCCAAACCAAAATGTAGGCCAACGATGGAACATGTGTCGAAGGAGCTTCTGAATCGTACTCTTCGATTGTCCAAGCCTCTTCATGAAATTTCCATACAGGAACTTATGAATCAAGAAATTagttcagaaaagaaaaaagcagcCCATGTGCAGTATGTTACAGCATAAGGAAAATGTAATGACTAGCTGCTTCAGAAAGCAGAATGTATTACAAAAATTGATAAGGTTGAAACACAGTTGAAGAATAAACACCATTGCCTTCACAGCGTTAGGCAAATCATGTATTGCAAATTGCCCACAAAATATGCTAGTTGCGAAACATGTATGCTCCTTTGGTGAATCAAAATTTGGTAAGTAATTAGTTAACATTATTACATATTTGGTACAAGTCCTATTAGAATACAAGTGAGGGTGAGTATTAGGATACAAGTCTCGCACATACTTCTCCTTAACACCTCCTTATTAGCATGTATCTACTGATAGTTTTGGTACAAGTACTATTAGGATACAATTGAGGGGGAGTATTAGGATACAAGTCTCACACATACTTCCCCTCAATTGTATCCTATTCCGAATGCTTATTTTGTAGGTGACACCACAATAATGTATATATATCTTCACATTGGCCAAAGGGAGTTGACAGCATAGGATGTGCTTACAGTGAATCCTGCTAAAATGATTCAATATGGTTGCTCACACAGATTATTACAATGATTGTGCCTCCTGAAGAAGCTGTAGATTGGTTGCCAAGGGATGAAAAACTGGTAAATGAGGGAGAACAGTCAGCACCTCGTGACTTTTTGTTGTTTAATCTATTGTATGGTTCCACCATTAAGTTTTTGTGACTTTTGAATGGATATATTGTAGTTGGAACCAAAAAATGAGTTCACACATACGTTACATTCAGTCCTTGTATAGTTCTCTCTGATATGTTAACGGCATGGTACGGTCATAAATATTTGTTAAAAAGATACAAAACATGGGCTCCCTCGAACCAGCCAAAACAAGAAATTATTCGTGTTATGTGGATATGGTTTATGCCTCATGGAGTTATGGTTATCTTGGCACGAACACTGTAAGGAAGTCCATTTGTATAGCTGATGGGTTGAAGACAAGctgctccttttctttttcctaataACATAATGGATAGGAATCATTTGTAAGCAGAACAAAAGGGAAAATAAAGCAAGAAAGAAACATTTATAAGAAGTCACTGCAGAACGGATCATTTATTTACCTTGAAGAGTTACAACTAACAAAGTAATGCTATTGCCTTGACATCTTTACAAATCATCTGTTTCCTTGAATAGTTACACCAAAGCATTTCCTTAAGACACCCCCAGAAAGGCAGAAACCAACACAAGAGCACTTCATCCGAAATGTGCATAAACAAAGAATTAAACAAGGAAATAAAGGGCAGTAACTACAGCTGATAAGCACTCAAGCTGTGTAAGCTTCATCTAAAAAGAATTACTGTGCAAAGAACTAGAGCTTCATCTGAATTCCAAAACGTTATGAACTGAAAACCAGATAAGGCAGAGAAACCAAAGAATGGTGAGTCCTATTAGTCAAGTCAATAGTGAAATCGATTCCAACCAATGACTCTTCCTCCATCtacgagagagagggagagagaaacttGGACAAACGTTTCTAAAACCTATGTAGTTTTGTTGTAACCTATATACAATTAAATGCAAACATAAGTGGCTCATCTGCCTCTGCATCTGTATCACCTTTTGATTGAGGAATGCAATTTGTCTAGAATCTCTATCCTGAATTTGCAACCCAAGTAATTGTGCTTATATTCTCTGTGCTGatattatattaaatattatattatattcttTTAATTGTGTTCATCTAATCACTGAGTGATCACAAACTttaatataaattatatatatataccaaggGAGGAtcaaattgattttctttttcaacatgCAACATGGCATTTTCGATAAAATGTCAAATCAATTTTATGAGCTGTGCGTAAATCCAAAATTATTCTGAACACCTTGATAATGTAAGGAAAGTTCCTGATATGTTTCCAGTTGCTTATTCCTCAAGGAAAACCTATTCAACAAGACTGATATTCATCAAATAAACAATCTCCTGGGAAGTCTTCATTTTGAATTCCGAAGAGACACCGAGAATGCCTTCGAAAGAAAATACTAAAACGCCAATACACCAAATACATATGGCATGTGTACAGACACCTGCTATGCTCTTTTGAGTCTAACTCCTGTGATTGCTGAACCCCGAGGCATTTCACTTGATTGACTATGTGATCCTTTGTGTTTCAAAAGAAAGTTTGGGATCCAATAGTACTGTTGTGCCATGTTGAAACGGCATTGGACTAGACTTCcatatttgaatttgaactATTCGAAGATTTTCTTTCTTACAAATTCTGAGCTGCTGACCATAGAGAGAGAGTGGATAGTCACTGATATGTGCCCAAACACTCGGCTTCAACATATTGGGCCTAGTGGAGAATTTCTCATTCCTTTAGGCATATGACTACCAAAAAATACCTCTTATCATTCCGGCCCACTTTTTGCTAAATCGTCGCTTTTATTAACTTATTAAGAGAGAAAAATACTGGGGTCCTTGAGCAATGAGAACTAGTATAGGCCCATAGGGAAAACATTCATCACTAGTCCAACAAGAAAAACAGGCTTCCTCTCAGGTCCATTTATGTCAAAAACTGACtaaattatcattttattttttgagatgAACTAAATTATCATTTCGTTATATACTCAATTAATAAATTATAAGACTACCACTGTATCAGTTTTACCACTACATTCTGAGTGTCTCTCCCCCCCCACTCCGATGACCATCTACGACCTTGTCCTCCACACCCAGGACCATGTAACCGAGTCGGTCCGCCTAGCTAGAGGCCCAAGAAGCCTGACAAATCCTTAATGCACCATTGTTAACCACCGTGCCTTCAACATAGATGGCAATTCTGACCACCACCGCTCGACCATCAGCCACCACAATAATCTCATTGACATGGGCAAAATCTCAGAGAATAGACGAGGTTGGGAGGTCCAAGAGATGCCTCCATCCTCAGTTATATCCCCATGACTAGCGTCCACCATAGCCACCACAGCAAGCGCAACACTGCACCTTGTTGCAATGTCGCCGCCCTGCCACGACTCTATCTTCTTCAGCTAGACTGCAACATCACTGCCGCCAAATTCTAGGACATTGTCGTCACGTCGAAACCAGGTTGCAACAGGCTTCCCCTCAAAACCAAGTTCGGGGATCTGGAAAGTCAGGCTACCATCGAACAGCCGTGACTTGAGCAGAAAGTTTGAACAGTCGTGACTTGAGCAGAAAgtttgaaaatacaaggacaaaaACTGTTTTCTGGAGAATGGGGATTGCAGTACacggatcaatccttactgggcagcaaaaaccaaaataaacaaacaagacaccagattttggttacgcagtgaaaatctcaaatatgagattaaaaacagtGCGGGACTCTTattcttgagaacccaaaataagaatcaTCGTAttcaaaaggatatgttcttttacaactTCAATTAGACTAGCTCGGCTATCTTGTTTAGACAAAAACTAACACACGATTTGTGTAtcttcttgaactccttcaatTTGAATGATAACCAAATCTTATTCTTCCTTCTTCACagtctctctactgatctcaagcgAGTTTGtttatgcatatgaaaacaTGATCAATAACACTTacacatggaccaagtgttttacTCTTTGTGAAGATTCAATCTCAAActaacatgcaagactctaaCAAAATTCTTGCGTCACTAGATCCACCCTTCTACCATGCATATTTTCTGAATATATATATCAAGCACCAACGGCAAAACCTCTCAAccaaagattctaccctaattgTCCTTTAATTAGGaaagtaactttccatatatgaaatccaataaatcttaaagaaaatcaattaggaataGACAAGTCCTAAAAACCTTAGGGCATCAACACCACGATTTTAACACTCAGAAAAatcttttaaagaaataaatacataaaacctaaaacctattTTTCAAAATCGGACTCCATAAGAAACTGACTGCATGcagactcggggattgcaacacacgttgcaatcccatgcatatgaagatgcatttacctgtgaTTCTCAGAGATCAGTACAGGAACTTTGTCatagttttgtatgggaatgccaatacgacgtgtacaagaattgtacctacaAAGTTGCCCGCCCAAGAGGACAGTCCTTCCATTGACTATTCATCACTAACAAAGGCAGATGTGAGGAAGAGGATTAGACCTAAAAGCTTTGGGCTTGGAAGACGGTCGGAACCGCCATGTACAAGGTCGAAACAGGACGTCGACGCTAGTGTTACTGCGAGAACAAGCACTGCTAAAGAGAATAGGGCTTTCAAAATAGCTATcacaaagattttttttttttttcttcttctttgggctTGGAAGCTGGTCGAAACCGCCATGTACAAGGTCGATACAAGGCGCCGTCACTAGTGTTACCGCGAGAACAAGCACTGCTGGAGAGAATAGGGCTTTCAAAATAACTAtcacaaagttttttttttttttttttgaagcttaAGAAAAGTATACGTACATTCCTAATATTTGTATGATATattttgcatgattattttcctaAACGATATATGGAAGCTATTTATCTCCTACAAATATCACATAATACCTTTGACAACGCCCTAATTAACTACTTCTAAAGTTCCTAAACTGCGCAATGTAACTGCTTATGTCTTACGAAAGTATGTTTGAACCCTACCGAATACTTTCTATTTTCGTTGTCAATTATAATATCCCGTGATTTTGAAATTACTTGTCTAGCTAGTTTCAAGTGTAATGAATTATTTCAAGTTAATTAATTAGCTATATTTTTGAAATTGATTTGGTGTTTATGAAAATGCTTCAGCCTTCATGTTTCTGCACACAAATAACAGTTGCCTTGAAACTCACTTAAGAGAATGACATTCCAATAGAATCAAACAAATGCTAAGCAATCCTGCTAAGATGAAGTTCATCTCAGGTGTGCTGGGAATCTAAAAACCGAAAAACTTTTAACCGGCATACCCACATGTACTCAACCTTTATTCATAACAAACTAATAggtaaattgaaattacaaaTCTAACCAGACTTTACATATAAGttacaaaatagaaaaaagaaaaaagaaaaaagaaaaaagaaaataaaaatcaaagtcCATGAAGTTGAGGTTTGCCATACATCATGAAGTTTAACCGAAAATCACCAAGAAAATTCTGGTTTGGTGATTGGATCGCACCCAAACTAGGTTCCGATCTACGCGAGGTCACCACCAGTAGTGCTATCACGGCAGAAGCCGTGTGAGTCGGGATAGCAACGGCTCCGGCGAGCTCATAAGGGCTCCGGTACTCTCTGGTCCGAATTGCAGAGTGAGGGCTGTGGGAGTTGGGCTGGACTCTTGGGTTTTAGCCCACTTTCCCTCCTCTCTCTGATTTGGGCTAGAGTTGGGCCGAGCCTCTTGGTGGTGGGCTGGCCTCAAGTACATGACCCTAAAGCAAGGCTGTTCACTGCTTTAACGGGTGGAGAGGTACACTAAGATGGTCTCTAGGCCCCAAGCTAATCATTGCAGATGTGGAGAGTTAGGGTTGTTTTAGAATAAATTTAGTTGTTAGTTTCTTTACATTTTCCTTTTGGATTTTAGTcgttgcatttttctttttggattttagTTTCTAGCAGCTTCCTTTTGGATGCTAGCCTGACTCTTTGTGCAGTCAATTGAGCAGTGAATGTGATGGGTGATCTTCGCATTCCCTAGCTTGACGTTGTATGGTCGTATAACCTTTCGATCACATGAATATATCTTCATttcccctttaaaaaaaaagtgagttATGGTACGGACAAATAGGATTATTTAGTAAGATCATTTAAGTAACGCAACATGATTTGAGGGTATCTTCTGTTTGATCATCAGACGGGCTAGTGGCTTCGTCTTTCT
It encodes:
- the LOC112166479 gene encoding MDIS1-interacting receptor like kinase 2 — protein: IQLLSLPKLVLLQLRGNRLSGSIPYDIVVTLCQRGRKNQYDFRPAPKNGDLFSIWNFDGRIAYEDIMEATEEFDIKFCIGTGTYGSVYKAQLPSGKVVALKKLHHWEAEEPALFKCFSNEIRMLSEIRHRNIVKLHGFCLHKRCMFLVYEYKERGSLYSVLSNDIEASELDWTKRVHIIEGLAHALSYMHQNCTIPIIHRNVTSSNILLNSEMMGSLSDFGTARLLYPYSSNRTMLAGTPGYVAPELAFTMAVTEKCDVYGFGVVALEIIMGRHPGELISMIATSSLMSTKSPPVLQIMLKDVLDPRLSTPRIQPVASSVVKLTTLALACLQSKPKCRPTMEHVSKELLNRTLRLSKPLHEISIQELMNQEISSEKKKAAHVQYVTA